One genomic region from Pseudoduganella lutea encodes:
- a CDS encoding adenosine deaminase — MHRVTSPRILVAALAAAFACGAHAKGGNEDIVKRHFATLVASPASQAKVAELTMFMTMMPKGGDLHHHYSGAIYAEQYLEWVDKQGYCVNKGNFRITSDKAAIEAERAKPNPLRTCVSGADLVADNDTYRKLLQKWSTLDFHNHSASQVPPDQTFFDTFGYFGPVASTNTNEGLQTLKTRAIAENLSYIETIFELAPTTPDAAFDGLVTSPTFHPAQLDAALEKFTTQLEANPAFARGITDYIANVEKSAAGIDDERFTMRYQPYVLRFLSPSAVYSQMLASFKLAKASPLIVGVNIVGQESLHVSMRDYSLHMQMFRFLKAKYPEVKTALHAGELRLGIVPPEGLRFHIGAAVNVAGANRIGHGIDIAHEKNALAVMKTMRERRIPVEVNLTSNEFILGVKNEDHPIELYRRYGVPFVISTDDAGVTRHSLSNEYVLFATRYKTDYAEVKRLSYDSIRYAFLAEPDCKRLLKQLDERFAKFEADIVGALPGKQP; from the coding sequence ATGCATAGAGTTACCTCCCCACGCATCCTCGTTGCCGCGCTGGCCGCGGCATTCGCCTGCGGCGCCCACGCCAAGGGCGGCAACGAGGACATCGTCAAACGCCATTTCGCCACGCTGGTCGCCAGCCCGGCCAGCCAGGCGAAAGTCGCCGAGCTGACGATGTTCATGACGATGATGCCGAAGGGGGGCGACCTGCACCACCATTACTCCGGTGCGATCTATGCCGAGCAGTACCTGGAATGGGTGGACAAGCAGGGCTACTGCGTAAACAAGGGCAATTTCCGCATCACCAGCGACAAGGCCGCCATCGAAGCCGAGCGCGCCAAGCCCAATCCGCTGCGCACCTGCGTTTCCGGCGCCGACCTGGTGGCCGACAACGACACCTACCGCAAGCTGCTGCAAAAATGGTCGACGCTGGACTTCCACAACCACTCGGCCAGCCAGGTGCCGCCGGACCAGACCTTCTTCGACACGTTCGGCTACTTCGGCCCGGTCGCATCGACCAATACCAATGAAGGCCTGCAAACGCTGAAGACGCGTGCGATCGCGGAAAACCTGTCATACATCGAGACGATCTTCGAGCTGGCACCCACGACGCCCGATGCCGCCTTCGACGGGCTGGTTACATCCCCCACGTTCCACCCGGCGCAGCTCGACGCTGCACTGGAGAAGTTCACCACGCAGCTGGAGGCGAATCCCGCCTTCGCGCGCGGTATAACGGACTACATCGCCAACGTGGAAAAAAGCGCCGCCGGTATCGACGACGAGCGCTTCACGATGCGCTACCAGCCCTATGTGCTGCGCTTCCTGTCGCCGTCGGCCGTGTATTCGCAGATGCTGGCCAGCTTCAAGCTGGCCAAGGCGAGTCCGCTGATCGTCGGCGTCAACATCGTCGGCCAGGAAAGCCTGCACGTATCGATGCGCGACTACAGCCTGCACATGCAGATGTTCCGCTTCCTGAAAGCGAAATACCCGGAAGTAAAGACGGCATTGCACGCCGGCGAACTGCGGCTCGGCATCGTGCCGCCGGAAGGGCTGAGGTTCCACATCGGCGCGGCCGTCAACGTGGCCGGCGCCAACCGGATCGGCCACGGCATCGACATCGCGCACGAGAAAAACGCGCTGGCCGTGATGAAGACGATGCGCGAACGGCGCATCCCCGTCGAGGTGAACCTCACCAGCAACGAGTTCATCCTGGGCGTGAAGAACGAGGACCATCCGATCGAGCTGTATCGCCGTTATGGCGTGCCGTTCGTGATTTCCACCGACGATGCCGGCGTCACGCGCCACAGCCTGTCGAACGAATACGTGTTGTTCGCCACCCGCTACAAGACCGATTATGCGGAAGTGAAGCGGCTGTCCTATGACAGTATCCGCTATGCCTTCCTGGCGGAGCCGGACTGCAAGCGCCTGCTGAAGCAGCTCGACGAACGATTTGCAAAATTCGAGGCGGACATTGTTGGCGCGCTGCCGGGCAAGCAGCCCTAA
- the guaD gene encoding guanine deaminase: MQTTSNVQAYRAGLLTFHADPAFSERAHSWYEDGLLIVADGKIQAIGDWATLRDTLSPDTPVTDYRGKIISAGFIDAHIHYPQTDMIASPAPGLLPWLEQYTFPTERAFADPAHAASVADFFLNELMRVGTTTALVYCTVHPQSVDAFFTASEERGLRMIAGKVMMDRNCPDFLSDTAEQGARETEELIKRWHNHGRSQYAITPRFAPTSTEAQMELAGALARKYPDTYLQTHVSENEDECKWVQQLYPNARSYLDVYDHYGMLRPRAVFGHCIWLDDQDRARMAETKSAAAVCPTSNLFLGSGLFDFEEADKTGMLMALATDVGAGTSFSMLQTMNEAYKVARLKGSYLPALRMFYLSTLGAARSLHLEGTIGSLAAGNEADFIVLDPQATPLLARRTGRTESLEEMLFALALLGDDRVISATYSAGKLVHKRES, encoded by the coding sequence ATGCAAACAACTTCGAACGTGCAAGCCTACCGCGCCGGCTTGTTGACCTTTCACGCCGATCCGGCGTTCAGTGAACGCGCCCACTCGTGGTACGAGGATGGCCTGCTGATCGTTGCCGACGGCAAGATCCAGGCCATTGGCGACTGGGCCACCCTGCGCGACACGCTGTCCCCGGATACCCCGGTGACGGATTACCGCGGCAAGATCATCTCGGCCGGCTTCATCGACGCCCACATCCACTATCCGCAGACGGACATGATCGCGTCGCCGGCGCCGGGCCTGCTGCCATGGCTCGAGCAGTACACGTTCCCGACGGAGCGCGCATTCGCCGACCCGGCCCATGCCGCCAGCGTGGCCGACTTCTTCCTCAATGAGCTGATGCGCGTGGGCACCACCACCGCGCTGGTGTACTGCACCGTGCACCCGCAATCGGTCGATGCGTTCTTCACCGCCAGCGAAGAGCGCGGCCTGCGCATGATCGCCGGCAAGGTGATGATGGACCGCAATTGCCCGGACTTCCTGTCCGACACGGCCGAGCAGGGCGCCCGCGAAACGGAAGAGCTGATCAAGCGCTGGCACAACCACGGCCGCTCGCAATACGCGATCACGCCCCGCTTTGCGCCGACCTCCACCGAGGCGCAGATGGAACTGGCCGGCGCGCTGGCCCGCAAGTACCCGGACACCTACCTGCAGACGCACGTGTCGGAAAACGAGGATGAGTGCAAATGGGTGCAGCAGCTGTATCCGAACGCGCGCAGCTACCTCGACGTGTACGACCACTACGGCATGCTGCGCCCGCGCGCCGTGTTCGGCCACTGCATCTGGCTCGACGACCAGGACCGGGCCCGCATGGCGGAAACCAAATCGGCGGCGGCCGTGTGCCCCACGTCGAACCTGTTCCTGGGCAGCGGCCTGTTCGATTTCGAGGAAGCGGACAAGACGGGCATGCTGATGGCGCTGGCCACGGACGTCGGGGCGGGCACGTCGTTCTCGATGTTGCAAACGATGAATGAAGCCTATAAAGTAGCGCGCTTGAAAGGCAGCTACCTGCCCGCGTTGCGCATGTTCTATCTGTCCACGCTGGGCGCCGCGCGCAGCCTGCATCTCGAAGGCACGATCGGCAGCCTGGCCGCCGGCAACGAGGCCGACTTCATCGTGCTCGATCCGCAGGCCACGCCGCTGCTAGCGCGCCGCACGGGCCGCACGGAAAGCCTCGAAGAGATGCTGTTCGCGCTGGCCCTGCTGGGCGACGACCGCGTGATCTCGGCCACGTACTCGGCCGGCAAGCTGGTGCACAAGCGGGAGAGCTGA
- the xdhC gene encoding xanthine dehydrogenase accessory protein XdhC — translation MNEWLTTTAQPAVLVTVARVEGSAPREPGAKFLVTADTLHDTIGGGHLELRAVEIAREMLATGGTQVRHERFGLGPSLGQCCGGVVWLAFEPITGSVAESLTVLRGNRNSDFWRVASIAGRPRNAVFDTHGTLVAGEADVPRHFPRTSSAIVLPDGWLVDPIPAPASHLVLFGAGHVGAAIVRALAHLPCTITWVDERDDMFPAQVPANVTIEATDTPEAEVDAAPPGASYLVLTHSHALDERLSAAILARDDVGWFGLIGSKTKRVLFERRLQARGLPPDRIDAMVCPIGLPGITDKAPAAIAVSVAAQLLMTWEAQAHAAAAMPRQPALQES, via the coding sequence ATGAACGAATGGCTGACGACAACCGCCCAGCCGGCGGTGCTGGTGACGGTGGCGCGGGTTGAGGGATCGGCGCCGCGCGAGCCGGGCGCGAAATTCCTCGTGACCGCGGACACGCTGCACGACACGATCGGCGGCGGCCACCTGGAATTGCGCGCGGTGGAAATCGCGCGCGAGATGCTGGCAACCGGCGGCACGCAAGTGCGCCATGAGCGCTTCGGCCTTGGCCCGAGCCTGGGCCAGTGCTGCGGCGGTGTCGTCTGGCTGGCGTTCGAACCCATCACGGGTTCGGTCGCCGAATCCCTCACTGTATTGCGTGGCAATCGGAACAGCGACTTCTGGCGCGTCGCGTCGATCGCCGGCCGGCCACGCAACGCGGTGTTCGATACGCACGGCACGCTGGTGGCCGGGGAGGCGGATGTACCGCGCCACTTCCCGCGCACCAGCAGCGCGATCGTGCTGCCGGACGGCTGGCTCGTGGACCCGATCCCCGCGCCGGCTTCGCACCTGGTGCTGTTCGGCGCCGGCCACGTGGGCGCCGCCATCGTGCGCGCACTGGCCCACCTGCCGTGCACCATCACGTGGGTGGACGAGCGCGACGATATGTTCCCCGCGCAAGTGCCGGCCAACGTGACCATCGAGGCGACCGACACGCCGGAAGCCGAAGTGGACGCGGCGCCGCCGGGCGCCAGCTACCTCGTGCTGACCCACAGCCACGCGCTGGACGAACGCCTGTCCGCGGCCATCCTGGCGCGCGACGATGTCGGCTGGTTCGGCCTGATCGGCTCGAAAACGAAACGGGTGCTGTTCGAGCGCCGGCTGCAGGCACGCGGATTGCCGCCGGACCGTATCGATGCCATGGTCTGCCCGATCGGCCTGCCCGGTATCACCGACAAGGCACCCGCCGCCATTGCCGTCTCCGTGGCGGCACAATTATTGATGACCTGGGAAGCGCAGGCGCACGCCGCCGCTGCGATGCCGCGCCAGCCCGCCCTGCAAGAAAGCTGA